The following DNA comes from Occultella kanbiaonis.
GGCGCCCTCCACCGGCATCCCGCTGCCAACCCAGGGCGCCGAGCCCGTGACACTGACAGCGGACTACAAGTGCGCCTTCGATGGAATCGGCCGGCATCTGCGTATCAACAAGTCCTCTATCGCCGTCTACTACGGCGGCGTTGCGCAGGGTGAGCCGCTGTTCCGATACGAGTACGACCGCAGCATCTCGCCGAAACTGCCACGAGCTCACTTCCACGTGCACGGCCACCCATCCAACATCGCCGGCCTCATGTACATCGGCGGCGACGGCACCAAGCGAGGGCGCTACCGTCAGGACGACATCAACCGCGGCCGAGACCCAGTCCAGAGCGAGTTTCACTTCCCGCTGGGCGGCGACCGATTCCGGCCCACCCTCGAGGACGTGCTCCAGATCCTGGTCGAGGAACTGGGAGTGCAGGCTCAGGGTGGGTGGCGACAGAAACTCGGTGAGGCGCGGGCGCGGTGGCGGGACATCCAGTTGCGCGCCGCGGTGCGAGACAACCCGGCAGCCGCTGCTGGCGCTCTCGAGGATCTCGGCTACGCCATCACCCCACCGGAGGCTGGCCATCCGACAGGTACGCCCGAGCAGACCACTCGACTATGACTCAGCGGCCGACCAGTTTCTCGGCATCCCTGTACGCGCCACCCACCACCGCATCGGCGATTGTCCGGGCGTCGCCCTCATTTTCGTAACCCTGGCCGCCGTCGGTCGCGATGATGAGCCCATTGTCGGCCTTGAGATTCCACGCCCATCGGCCGTCGGCCCGCTTGTAGACCAGTCGTGTCGCCATCCTGGAAGCACCCCTTTGTAGGTCCACTGGTCTGCCCAGGCTAGGGCGAGCAAAGGGCACCGTCTCGCGAACGGGAGTCGAGTTCGCAATCCCATGACGTGACGGGTTCAGAAGCACCATGCTTCGGAGCATGATCGAACTCTGGCAACTACTGGTCGCGCTCCTGGTCGGGCTCTCCGGCGTCGCCGCGGCGATCGTCACCACGGTGCTCAACCACAGAGCCAACAAGGAGAGTGGCAGGCGTGCCGAGGATGCCGCTAGCCGAGCCGAGCGCCGTGCAGTCGACGACGAGCGGCGAGAGCGAAAGATCTCGGCGTACGGCGACTACCTCACAGCGCACGCAAGGGTGACGAAGTTCGGCATCCCAGATCAACCGGACCTAGCGACCCTGCTCCATGACACGAACCACCGAGCCCAGCTCGTCGCTTCGCGCGCGGTCCGTGCGCGGTTGCAGTCGCTCCCAGGCGGAGGAGATGAAGCGCTTCTCGGCAGCGTCGGCGATCTGCGGTCCGGTCTCGTAAGCCTCATGGTGGTGGACATTGAGAGCACATACCCGCCGGGCGCCCCCTAGCCTCAGGCACGTTTCAGCCTGCACGCACTCTCAGACGCATTGCGGTACGGGCGGCCGAGCGAGCTGGCCGAGGGGTCATGGGGCAGGGGTCGAGGCGAGCCCGGCCGGCGCGCGACCGAGGAGCTGGGTGCCCGAGCGCGTGGCCACCCTGGCGCGGCAGCGACCGGGCGCAGGGACAAGATGGCCGGATGCGCACCGATATATAAACCGTCATGGGACACGACTTGACAGCGCAGGTCCGATTCCGGGCAGTTCCTCGAGGTCCGCGGCGGTCGCCGTGTTCAGGTCGATCGGCCCGCCGGCGTCCCCGCCCGCGTCCGTGCCGGTGCCGGTGCCGGTGCCGGACTGCGTACCGGGGGCCGCGGTGGGTGGCGCGGTCTCGCCGACGGCCGGGACGTAGACCTGCTGCCCGTCCTGCAGCCAGCCGGCCAGGTTCACCGCGTCGAGATCGGCGTCGGCGGTGGGACCTCCAGCGGCCAGGACCGCGTCGTCGACCCTGGAACCTGCGGGGAGTTCGTAGACGCCGGGGATCAGGACGGAACCGGCCACATGGACGACGGCAGCCGAGTTCTCGTCCGTGGGCTGCCCGGACGCCACCGGCGAGGTGGACGGGCCAGGCTCGGGCGAACCGGGCCGGCCGGTCGTGTCGGTCGCCACGGGCGCACCGGGGGTGGACAGGGGTGGCTGGGGGACCTGCTCCGGCTCACCCCGGGGCCAGACGATGGCGAGGGCGATCCCGGCCAGAACGACCACCGCGATGCCGACCCGGGCAGCCATCGACGCGGGCATCCCCCACCGGCGCCGGGACCCGTTGGCATGCCGCCGTGGCGTGCGGGTCTTGTCGGGCCGCAGTGGCTCACCGGCCTCGTCGTAAGGCCGTGGCGCATGGGCCCCGTCGGAAGGCCGTGGCTCGACCGCACCACCGCCGGTCTCGGCAGGATCCTCGGCCCAGGGATCCGCCGGACCCTCGGACCAGCCAGCCCCCGGCGCGGTGGTGCGATCCGGTCGGTCGGCGGGCACCGGGTCCGGCACGGCATAGGCCACCCGAAGCACGCGCCGTAGCCGGTCCCGCGGTTCGGTTCCTCGACGCTCCACACCTCCGGACGCTAACTGCGGCCCGACCGGGACACGGGGCCGGCCCGGCGTCCTGGGGAGACTCCGACATCGCGGGCGGGGCTGTGGACCGAGGACACCGACCGGACGTCGGGAGCGGTGTCGGCGCCGTGGGGTGCGCCCTAGTCTGTGTTCCCATGAGCGACAACGCGACACCGGACCTGGCCGCCCTCCGGGCCGCGGCCGCCCAGGCAGAGGCGGAGGCCGCCGAGGCCCGCGCGGCAGCCGCACGGGCCGCCCTCGAGGCCGCCGAGGCCGCCCAGGCCGCATCGTCGCGGCCGGGAGGCGACGCGGCGGAGCCGGTGCCCGAGCCGGAGCGCGCCCCAGAACCGGAACCCGAGGCCGAAGCCGCGCCAGCGCCACCGCCTGAACCCGAACCGGCACCCGAAACAGCGGCAGCACCCGCGACCGAAA
Coding sequences within:
- a CDS encoding DUF1508 domain-containing protein, giving the protein MATRLVYKRADGRWAWNLKADNGLIIATDGGQGYENEGDARTIADAVVGGAYRDAEKLVGR
- a CDS encoding SLBB domain-containing protein, which encodes MAARVGIAVVVLAGIALAIVWPRGEPEQVPQPPLSTPGAPVATDTTGRPGSPEPGPSTSPVASGQPTDENSAAVVHVAGSVLIPGVYELPAGSRVDDAVLAAGGPTADADLDAVNLAGWLQDGQQVYVPAVGETAPPTAAPGTQSGTGTGTGTDAGGDAGGPIDLNTATAADLEELPGIGPALSSRVP